The genome window GTAATCCAGCTGGAAAGATCAGGGATCTGAGCACAGCCAAGCTGTCTTGTGATAAGCCACTTGTTTCTGGGTAATGCAGCTCACTGTCTAATAAGCATCATTCCTGATCATTAGCGCATAGGGATAAAGGCTCCTTTTGGAAGGATGCAGGGGATCTGCTCCAGGCAAAATGTTGCTCAGTGTCAGAACAGCAGATAGAAATGGACTTGATTCTGTAAGGCTTTGTGACAACAGTCTATATTAAGACTCTTAGAATAAGTGGGGAAAAGAACGTCTTCCACTTCTTCCCATGATGTGGAGAAAGGGCTTCCGCATTGTTTAGGACTGGCTTGTGTATGAGAGTACAATGAAAAGATAAGTCAAATGGGGCAATAAAGTTCCGGAGCTCTCCCAGTTTGGGGAATCCATTATATCTTAGAAATAAGGATCTATGTTTGAGATTACTGATCCACTAAGTTTTTCTTCACTTACATTTGATTTTTCAATGGTAGGACTTATCAGAATACGGGAACAGTTCTGGTGTGGCATTAAATATTGTATTAAAAACTCATCTTGGTATTTAGTGCAGTGACTTCCAGTGAATGACCTTAAGCCCACATTTCATTTTAATcagaaacaaaaactagaaaatgtTACTCCCTAAGTAGGCCACACTGTATTTTATCAGCACTGTAGAGATTTAGTAAGTAGCATGTATGATTAATGTAGAAACAACCTGACACTTGACTCAATACATGTAATGGCCCCCTTCTCATTTTTAATATGAGGTAAATGCAGACCAGGGAGCCACTGAGCAGTCAGCCTTGAGTAGGTTTGTAATATTGGACTCCATAGGATGTCTTTTGAAAGGATAAAAAAAGGAATGGGTTGAAGTTTCTATTACAAGACTCTATAATGCctagttgacacaacattgtaaactgactctaactcaataaaaaaaaaagactctataATGCCTAAATAATGGTTGGGAGTCCATTCTTTGAGGAGACATGCTTAAATGTTACTTTAGTCACTTGTAGCACTATTGGGTTAAGGTGAACGCTTGGCTTAGAATATCATTTACATCATTACCTTGTCCTGTTGAAGACCTATGGCATGCAGACAATTCGGCATACTCTCAAAAATACATGTAGTATGCCCAGTAAAATACATTGGCTAgcataaaaatcaaaggaaatagtaGTTTGGAATATCGATCAACGTTACTGGGGTTTTGAATTGTGAAATAATCGACAATCCTGCCCATCTTATCTCGGAAGACAAACTTGAACTTGTCACTGGTTTTCATCGTCAAGTCACTGTAGTCGACGTCATTACCAGAAATTTCAATGCTGGCAAAGCTGATCTTCCGTTTAAAGCTGGAGATGGAGCTGTTGATGATGTTAGTAATGTTGACTTCTTCCACTTCCTTCGCCTTCCCCTAGTTCATAAACAGGGAAGTTAGCTTGATAGACTTGACTcggcaaaataaataagtagtatTTTTATACTTAAAGGCCTTAGTATTGAATAATTGGGTTTAATGGAGAGTGGTACTGAGTGCCTCATAAACTGACTGGTAAGCAAGACTTGGCAGTCCTGTTATCCTGCTTGTAAGCACCCGTCCCTAGGTCATCAGCTTGTGTAAGGGAAGAGTAACCATTGCCCACTCTAGATATGCAGAGCCTTGTGTTAAATGTTAATTGCTTGGGCTTCGAAGCTATCtgacctgggttcagatcccattCTGCCTCTCACTATTGTGAAATTTTAGTCACCTTAATCCCTTTAGAACTTgatttcctcttctgcaaaatgtTGATGATATTAATACTTACCTCTTGAGACTGGTGGGAAGATTAAATAGTATAAGttatgtaaagcatttagtaGATGTTTGATGAATTCTCTTCTCTTCCAGGGAGGAGGGGGTAATTGATTACAAGAATAAACAGAAATCAGCTACGTCTTAAGGTCTTTGTCACACAAACAGAAATAGTGATGCTCCTTGCAATTCCAGGGAGTTGCCATTCTCCACCATGGCTGGGACAGCATAGCATGTGGACTGGGAGGAAAATTCAGCCGTGGAATGCAGAGGTGACCCAGTCCCAGGGCGGAGTCTGGGTCGGGCAGCAGCCGCCATTGTTGACACTTACTCAAGCAGCGCATCAGAAGCAGCCCAGGACTTTGATCGTGGCTGCTTTACCACAGCTCACCTCCCCCTCCATACACACAGAGATTCTACATTGGCTCTGCCTGCCCTGCGGTGCGGCTCCACAActgggtggaggtggtggaggctgGGGGAGTGATCGGTGGTGAGCAACAAAGGGGACTTGGACCCACGGCTCTGGCTGAGCAGAGCAAGGGTAACAGTTGCTGCTAACATCTTATTCAACAGTAAAAGTCTGAAATCCTTTCCTCTAacacaggaacaagacaaggatgcccactctcacgacttctatttaacatagtattggaaattgTAACCATGGCAATCAgataagaagaagaaataaaaggcatacaaactggaaggaaagaaggaaaactgtcattatttgcagatggcatgatacttATATATAAAtcctaaagtctccaccaaaaaacgATTAAAACTAACGAATTCagcaaagttacaggatacaataTTAATAcagagaaatctgttgcttttctatacactaataatgaactatcagaagggGAAAGCAAAAACAATCCCACGTAAaatctcatcaaaaagaataaaataccttggaataaatttaaccaaggaggtgaaagacttatactctgaaaactataaaacattgatgaaggacaTCGAAGATGacgtaaagaaatggaaagatagcccatgctcttggattggaaggattaatattgtttaaatgtgtATACTACTCAAAGCAGTTGACAGGTTTAatacaatttctatcaaaatgcccatatttttcacagaactggaaaaaataatcctaaaatttatttggaaaaaagaccccaaattgccaaagcaatcttgagaataAAAGAACATAGCTGGAGGTATCACCCTCCCTGAACtttatactgcaaagctacagtaatcaaaacatcatggttctggcacaaaaacagacacacagatcaatggaaaagaatagagagcctaggaataaacccATGAACCTATGATCCATTCATCTGTGACACAGGAGAccagagtatacaatggagacaAGACAGTTAGTTCCATAAGCGGTGCTGAAAaagtggacagctacatgtaaaagaatgaaattagaatatttcctcatacCATGTACAaatgtaaactcaaaatggattaaagacctaaatgtaagacctgaagccctaaaactcctagaagagaacctaggcagaacactctttgacgtaAATcagagcaatattttttttggctcagtctcctaagacaaaaagaagcaaaagcaaataaacaaacgggGCCTAATTAGACCtaaaagtttttgcacaacaaaggaaaccatcaatgaaatgaaaagacaacctactgaaggggagaaaatatttgcaaatgatatgaccaacagggggttaattcaaaaatatataaatagctcatacaactcaatatcaaaaaagcaaacaagccaatctgagaaatgggcagaagacctgaatagacatttttccaaagaagacatccagatgactaacaggcacatgaaaagatactcagcacatctaattattagaaaaatacaaatcaaaacaacagtaaaacatcacctcacatctgacagaatggctatcatcaaaaaatctacaagcaACAAATATTGAAAAGGAAGCCTATAGggagtaaaataaatgaaatccatATTCTTTGGCTGGCACATATGATCATTTGCCTTTTGTACTTGAGTAATACGACTGTGTGAAAAATTGTTCATGATAGTCAAACACGAGAAAAGGCAACTGGATATTTGGGCTATTCTGAATTCGTTTCCTTACCATTAGACCCTGTGTAGTCCCGGCACTTTCCTAAAGGTGGACAGCTCCTCTGCACTGGATCCCTATCATTTTCTTGCCTGTTAGCATGAGCTTTACTATGCCAATGTCTATGAAATTGGGCTTCCAAAGAATCCCAGGGTTCCATGGGCTTGCAGAGAATAATAGTTAAGGGCACGGCCCATTGCCTACTGCAAGTGGAAATAGCAGATAAGTGTCAGGCTGGGAGCCAAGATTTGTTCGAATCCCAGCTCTGACTCTTACTGTCTGTGTCCCCTTGGATAAGTCACTTACCTTCCCATGCCTCAGATTCCTATAAAACtacaaaaactataaaaatggaGATAGCCTTACTGGGTTGTTATGAACATTTAAAATGATGTAATATTTGCAAAAAGCTTGTGACTATGGGTGGCACATAAATTCTCAACTgataataatcattattatttttctggaCTGTGGTGTTTCACTGCTAAGTCAGATAATGAGTCTTTCCTAGTTAACAGAAAAATATGCTAATCATGAAATTTGCCACAACATAATTTTTCTGTACCTTTTTCAGTAAACCATTCCTTGTATAATTTAAGAAAACAAGAATGCAGCAAAAGAATAAATAGTAAATACGTATTAATCTGAAATTTATAAGCAGCTGATCATGTTTGGTTTGATActgggtttttcatagatgcttGTTCTTGTGGTTGATTTTATGCTGCATACAGAAAACATAGTTATTTTCTGCCGGAAAATTACACGTATTAATTAATATCTCATTGTATTTAGCAAAAAGAGCAATCTTTTTAAAGAGGTGTCATGATTTCCGGATCCTCCCACCCAAACAAGGATGAAAATCACTGGTGCAAAGTGAATCACTAGGGGCAGGAACCAGGTCCAGGTCATCTCTACAGACCAGCATACGGCATAGGTGATGAACCATATACAGGACCCTCACAATTCTTACCCTATCTTTGGCTGCCACCTGCTGTAAGGAGCTGTAGTGGGCAACTGCGTATTCCAGGAGGGCCCCAAACACGAAGCTAAAGCAGATCCCCAGGTACACATCGATGGCCTTTATGAAGCAGTTGGTGTTAGGAAGAGAAGTGCGGGACCCGATCATCAGTGTGGTCATTGACAATACGGTGGTCACTCCTGGGAAGACAGGTAAGCAGTGTGCCCACGTCAGCGGCCAGCGAACCTTCCATCATCACCTGGCATGCTGTCTCCATTCAGGAGTTGGCAAGGTAGTGATGGGACTCAGAAACAGAACATAGCTCATTTTGGAACATAGTTCCCTTCTGGAACAGGGTTGATTTGCCCATTTTGTACAGATATGAGTGATTagattttctaaatgtttcacCTTCTGTCTTCTCACAGGATGGTGATGTTCAGGAAGCCAAATAACTGTCAGTAGACCATCTACTCACAATTCTTCCTTATCTATCACTGTAAAACACAAGTTTAAAAATGCGCTATTCCTAAAGtagtctctttctgtctctgtctctctgtctctctctgtaaaAGACTCTCTAAAGAAACCAGCTCCTGGAACTGCCCTGTGAATATCAATGAAAACAATAGTAGAAGGTTAAAGAAGTAAATACATCAGGACCTAATAATCTAGTTCTTTGAAGTCTCCCGTTGGAGCTACTTACCAATGCAGGTTCTTGCAGGGACTGAATCAAGGGAGATCCAAAAAGAAACCCAGGATAGCACCACCAGGAAAGTGGAAGGAACGTAGGTTTCCAAAATGAAATACAAGACATTCCTCTGAAGCTCAAATTGCAAGACCAATCGCGTGTAATTTCCTGAAGGGATGAACAAGGGATAAGAAGTCATGCCTGCTCACCTACTAGCGGAGTGGTTTCCCTGCGGGGTGTTTAACTTAGCTATCTTCACATTAAGCCATCTGTTATTCACCGAAGCGTAGTTAATCGTGAACTGTCATTATAGTTTCAATGAAAGAAATCACGGCTGTGTAGAATGGGGTTTGTGGGAGTGCGGACGCCCCCACCCATGATCATCTTCTTGTGCCTTTCTCTCCCATGACAGTCCTGCAGCATCGGGACTGCTGGTTTCCTTGACATCTGccccactagactgtgagccCCCTGGGGACCATTGCAGCAGTGGGTGTGGAGCAGGTAAAAGTGCCACGCCCAAACGCTGCTGCCCTACCACACTGAGGAGGGGTTCCTGGGCCCCAGAGGGATCAAGAGGAAAAGAGATGATATTTCTGACCCAGGATGCAACTCAGCTATTTTGCATTCATGCATTTTGTCCCACGAGTTACCTGTTTCCTGCTGTGACCTGGTAACTGAGGTGAAATATTGCTGTATGGTGTACTGTGCAAGCCGCAGGTTTTCCAGCCCGCGAACTGAGTCGTTCCCTCTCAGCCAGCTGAACTCCACGTCGTTCCCATCATAGCCCCCTGGCAAGTGCAACAGTCCCGTGGTCAGTGCAGGAAGTTAGCAGATTGAACTGTTCGGGAAGATGCTACGGTCTGGAGACATCAGGAGCTCTGTCTTTTTGACAGTGCTAAGTCCAGGGATGATCCCATGCAAAACTGGGCATGATTTCTCAAGTGTAATTGCAGCATCTACTCAGAATGAGATGACCTGCTAGGGGCTTTTCACCATCAATTGAGAACGGGTTCTATGCTGAGCATTGTATAGACCTGGTAGATGATAAGCTACTAGAAGTGGCCTCCCTCAttatttaaatcatatttattgaacacatatCTAGCAAAGGAATACTATGCTAGATATTGCCTTTCAGGACAGTCTAACACCTTGGAGAGGGTTCTCAGGGACTTCACAATCTATCTGTTCATATTTCCATATTGgcataaatgcaaaaacaaaaaacctgcagCCAACCACTTTATTGGTGTCTGTAAATATAGGTGCTTGATAAATCTCAAAGCAGTTTTACCAATATAGTTGATGATAGTAGTAATAGCTaccttttattaaacatttatgttAAGTCCTTTACACATTTTGTGTCTAAGATTCTTACAAGCTTGCAAGGCACACCTCtgtatttcttcattttgtaaaagctattttttttacATCTTATGAAATTGAAATGGGTCTTACAgttgatatatatataaagtacagCTTACATTTTCCCTAAAacgttattatttaataaatgctgTGCCTTCAAATTGAGAAACTGTAAtgtttttgcccattttatacatgaaaaaTTATCAGCTTCAGAGAGATTGCATAATTTTCTCAGGATAAAAAGGCAGATGAAAAACAAAGCCAGGATTGTACCTCAAGAAAGTTTAATACCATAGCCCATGGATGCCGATGATAATGTGTCACTTAATGACCATTTACATTTCTAGGTGCTTTACAGtgttatcatctcatttaatcctcaaatgaTATCTTTGAGAAGATAGATGAATGAttaatgagcacatgaaaagatgctcacaatCATTAGTCCTTGGACAGATGTAAATCAAATCTACAGTAAGATGCCACTTCACATTCACTAGAAtgtctgtaatgaaaaagacagacaataacagatggtgagaatgtggagaagctGGAACACTGCCGATGGAAATGTAAAacggtgcaaccactttggaaaacagtttggcagcttcttgaaaatgtaaacatcaatttgacccagcatttctgtTCTAGGTATATGTCCAGGAGAAATCAAACCATGTCCACAAAAGGACGTGTACACAaattttcacagcagcactattcataacagCTGAAAGGTGGAAACAAGGCAGAACAACTTGTACTACGTGTATTCTTTAGCCTGGAATAAAACCGTAAGAAAGGAATGAGGTACTGATGCATGCTCCATCATgtatgaacctcaaaaacattatgcaaagtgaaagaagccagatgcaaaaggccACGTATTATTTGATTCCACTTAGATGCaatatccagaaaaggcaaattctTAGAGACAGGTTAGTGGTTGCTTGGAAGCTGGTGGTGgcaatggggagtgactgcaaaTGGGCAATTTGGGGCAATGGAAATGGTTGGACAATGGTTGGACATTGGTTGGACGACTCAGAAAATTTACTAAAAAcctttgaattgtacacttaaaatgatatGAATTTTATGTTGTGCAATTTATACAGCTGTTACAAAATAACTCTTTGTGCCGAATACTACTAGTTTTCCTGCTTCACTGATGAGGCAAATGAGGTTACTTCTACTCACCCAAAGTTACACAGCTAGTGCCTGGAAAAGCCCAGTGATTGTAAACATGGACCTTCGTTTTTCAAGGCTACTGGGAAATGGGATGCCAGTGTTGGGACTAACATTTTGTTAAGATCTTAGCTTATGGTATCCACTGTCTATCAGTGGTTATCTCCCCCTCCATAAGGTGGAGAAGTAGTCATGAGCTCTTAGAGGATTTCCAGGTAAAAATTATCTGTGGGCTTTCCCTTGGAAGCACCCCCAAACTTACTGAAGCTAGCTGTCCAAAGAGACCTCGGAtcccaaagggaaaaaatatacCTTGAAAAGTGAGTTGTACAAGCGTCTATTTAGATACTTTGCTTTTATGACTAATAAATGCTCAGAATCATTACATTCTCATTGCTCTGTCCCTGGGTGGAAATGAGCAATTGTGGGATGGTATCAATTCTTTTCTAGGGTTGGAGTTCAGGAAAAACGCCCTTGGTGAGGTTTCTGTACCCAAATAACTGCTAATAAACATTCAGTGAAAGCTTCCTCTGCTCCCTGGGGATGGTATTTGTACAAGCAGAGTGTTGAAGTTTCTAGGAAAATCTCACTCCGGGGATTTGAGTTGAGCAGAGCCACCCATGGAGGGCAATTGCTTCTTCTATGTGGGGCTGAAAATGAGTTCTCTTTTTGATAACCTCAAATTTTAGTCTGCCCCCAACCAGCTATATTACATGCATTTAATCAATAAGGTAATTAATCTGCCTGCCTGAGTGTTTAATTAAATGTCTACCTCTGAATAATGACTGCTGCCTCATAATGGCTGTGCTTCTTGGATGTTGGCCACTTGTGTCCTCATGTAAGAAGTGCCCACTGCTTTCCAGTGCTTAGCTATAGTTTTTCCTCCTTGCACAAGACATGCCTTGATGCCTTAGTATCTCCTAAATGTGGCATTGTGTTCCCAGGACAGGTATCACAGTTGCCACCTCCCCAGATTTGGTGGGCATTTCAGAGTGGTTTACTAAGGAACCATGGAGATCACTCACAGTGCCAGGAATTCATTTGACACCCATCAGCTTAGAGTCCTCATTCCTCACCAAAAGCAAATCCCCAGATTGCAGTTTAGATGCCCAGTTACTAGCCTTATTGTATTAAGCTTTGTATACATCAATTTCTTTTAGAGGTTGGAAGCCGTTGTGCGACAAATGCCAATGATTGCTTTGTGTATTTATCATTTCTAACCTCTGCTGTATTCTTTCTGGCTTCCGTGCCTTAGCAGATTCTGAGGTCCCCTCCTAATCTTATTGTCCCCCATTTCCTTGGCTGTCCTGTCCACTTTTAGGTGGAAATACTAATACTGGTGCCAATGCACAGTGGTCCTCCCCCAAAGATGTAACATTGGAAGGTTTGTTCTTGCGCAGCCTCTAAATCTCTCTGGATGTATATCCAGAAGGACTGAACCCATGGTCACCGACATCAGAAAAAGAAGGGCCACTCTGTATAGGACACTTTTCATGAATACGCAGCTCTAAGTCCCCCCAGAAAATACTCACAGCTTTCTAGTTGCAGCTTGCATGTCTGTGTGTCCATGGGGTATTTAGACAGGTCCATGTTACATGCAACAGTTGTTGTGAttctaagaaaggaaaaatgtgtTCATAGGCAGTGTTACGAGGTTGCTATAGAAAGCATATACTCCCATATACTTAAGCATGTACTTAAGGGCCACTCCAAGAGGACTTTCACCTTGACTCTTACAGTGAATGTGGTGCCTGCATTCAAAACAGTCCTGAGTTTTTTCATGCTAAGCAATACTTGCAAGACTCCAGACTCTGGAGTCCAGAGCAGAGGAAGTTGGAATGTTGGCAATTCAGAGGCAAGCTTGCAACAATATTACAGAACAGAGTCGCTCATTCACTTGTTTGAGATGCTTTTGCAGCCAGTTTTTAACGTTTATCTTTATGACAAACCCACGAGGAGCCCATCCCTACACAAAGTGCTTCATGTGCATTATCCCTTTGAATGTTTACAACAGCTTTATGAGGTAGGAAATATTATTATTCTCCTTTTGCtgctgaggaaactggggcttagCTCAGTCGTCGTTTTATAACTTCAGCCTCTCGCTTGGCATTTAAGATCAGCCTCGTGAATATTTGGTTCCTGGCCTTCTCCCAAGGGCCCCTGGGACTGTTAGGTTTGCAGTCCTTGAGTCCTTGTCCAGCCCTGGCACAGGCAGCGATGAGTCCTCTGCCTGTGGGCTGCCTCATGCCGCACCCCAGGGGCATCTTTCCTGTTCCTGCCAACCAGCGACTTGGTGAACAGTTGGATGAGCGGAAGTTTTGGTCTCagtgatttggggaggcagcaaagGGGAGCCCGCGACTGCAGGTGGTGAGGCTTCGGGGGACGGTACTTTGATTCTCTGTGCAAGAATGACTCAGATAAGTAGAGATGCATTCTGGAGCCATCCCAGCCTCACTGAGCAACATGAAATGAAAGTTCCTTGTATCACCTGTTTGCTCTTGCTGTTCCCCTTACCTCTTCCTGGCTGACCTCCGTTTACTCTTTGAGATTCAACTCGGAGTCCTGTGAAAGCATCCTCTAGCATCACTCCAAACCACTAACCTACTCCCCACCTTGGACCCCCAGTGCCTGTCTTCATCTGCTGGTGTGTCTGTGTCAGGACAACGTCTTATTCAGCTCCGAATCCTCAGGTCCAGCACCGGCCTGGCACAGAGCACGCCTTCTCAGTAGATGCTTGTTGAGCCAAACtggactgagagagagagagagcccctCTGCCAGGGGACAAGGATCTAAGAAGGCAGGCACATGAGCAGGGGGGCACTTTGGAATGGTTATCCCAGTGCTGGTGAGAACTGCCCAAGATGTTatctctgccttttctttcagACCTATCCCCTCCAACCCTGAGGCGGCAGGTGCCCCGGTAC of Vicugna pacos chromosome 22, VicPac4, whole genome shotgun sequence contains these proteins:
- the GABRP gene encoding gamma-aminobutyric acid receptor subunit pi isoform X1; translated protein: MRHGLHLTFLCLSLFTGRMCLQGNQFSNEVSRSDKLSLPGFENLTAGYNKFLRPNFGGDPVQIALTLDIASISSISESDMDYTATIYLRQLWTDPRLVFEGNKSFTLDARLVEFLWVPDTYIVESKTSFLHEVTVGNRLIRLFSNGTVLYALRITTTVACNMDLSKYPMDTQTCKLQLESWGYDGNDVEFSWLRGNDSVRGLENLRLAQYTIQQYFTSVTRSQQETGNYTRLVLQFELQRNVLYFILETYVPSTFLVVLSWVSFWISLDSVPARTCIGVTTVLSMTTLMIGSRTSLPNTNCFIKAIDVYLGICFSFVFGALLEYAVAHYSSLQQVAAKDRGKAKEVEEVNITNIINSSISSFKRKISFASIEISGNDVDYSDLTMKTSDKFKFVFRDKMGRIVDYFTIQNPSNVDRYSKLLFPLIFMLANVFYWAYYMYF